A window of Aurantibacillus circumpalustris genomic DNA:
TTAGCACGTGCGAAAGGACAAGTTGAAACGAGAGCATACGATCAAATAAATTCGGTATGGGGTAAAAACGCAACTATTTCTGAATGGGAGCGTTTGTTAGGAAGATCTTCGAATGTTACAGATGAAGTAGATCGTTATGCACGCTTAACAAAAGAAGATATTTCGCGTGTATTTAATAAATACATTAAAGGTTCTGGAGCTGCGGTTTTAAATACTTATCCAATTGTAGATCCTAAAGATTCGGTAAAAAGTGTAAATCCGTACGCAGGACAAACTTTTCCAGTGAATCCTGAATACAAAGGCTTAACTTATACACCTGCTGTTGAGAAGTTCAACAGAAGTGTTAAACCTACTGAGGGTTCTGCCAAAACGGTGAAAGTTCCTGAATACTTTTCGTCTAAACTAAAAAACGGCATGGGTATTATTGGAACTAAAAATGCTGAAACTCCTGAAATTGCTATTGTTATGACGATGGAAGGTGGAAGTTTAGTATTAGGAAAAGACAAAATTAAAAAATTAGGTATTGCCGAATTAACAGCTAGTATGTTAAATGAAGGGACTAAAAACTTCACTACCGAAGAAATTAGCTCACAGTTAGATGTTTTAGGAAGTTCGATATCGTTTGATGCGAGCAAAGCATCTACTACAATACGTGTTAACTGTCTTAAAAAGAATTTTAATGCTACTTTAAAAATTCTGGAAGAGAAATTGTTAAGTCCAGGTTTTAGAGAAGAAGACTTTAAATTGGCTAAAAAGCAATATAAGGAAGGAGTAAGAGATGAAGAAACAAATGCTAACGCCATTGCCTCTAAAATGTTTGCTTATGCTTTGTATGAAAATTCTGTTATGGGTTTATCACCAACAACTAAATCAATTGATAATATTGAATTAGCAGATGTAAAAGAATATTACACGAATTATTATTCGCCATCGGTAACCAATCTTGTTATTGTGGGAGATATTGAAGAGAAGGATGTAATGACAAGTTTAGAGTTCTTAAATAAGTGGGCTTCGAAAGAGGTAGTTATTCAACCAATAGATGAACCTGTAGCTTCTGTAGAGCCAAAGTTTTTTATATACAATAAATCATTAGCGCCTTCTTCTATTATCACAATGGGTTATCCATCTCTTAAATTTGATGCTACTGGCGATTATTATAAAAACAGAATTGCCAATTTTGTTTTTGGTGGAGCGTTTAATAGTCGTTTAAACTTAAACTTACGCGAAGACAAAGGCTATACTTATGGTATTCGCTCAGGGTTTAATGGTGGCAAGTATACTGGTACATTTCAAATTAGCGCAGCAGTTAAAAGAAGCTCAACCGCTTTATCTTTAGCTGAGGTAATTAAGGAGTTTAAAAAATACGAAACAGGGGGAATTACTGATTCGGAATTGGAGTATACAAAAAGTGCTTTGTTAAATACAGAAGCAATTAAATACGAAGATCCGTATCAAAAAGCTGATTTTCTTGCGTCTGTTGCGAGATTTAATTTAGAAAAAGACTATACAGTGAAGCAAAATCAAATCCTTAAAAATATGACTAAGGATGACTTAAATCAACAAATTAAGAAACACTTCGATTCAAATAAGCTTACAACAGTTGTAGTAGGAGATAAATGGATTATCGAAAGTTTACTGGATAAGGCCTCAAAAGAGGAGAATAATAAAGATGTACTAAATAAGGTTAAATTAAAGAAAATTTCTATTGATTAATTTATGTAAATAAGCAATCTTTGCGCTTATATTATTAAATAATGCAAACTAAACTAAAATAAGGCAGCCACTAAGTTTAATGATTTAGTGGCTGTTTTATTATTTACTCATTCAAATTTAAAAGATGAAAAAAATCTTCACATTAGTATTTATTGCTTTAACGGCCTTTGTTTATGCTCAAAGTATCAATATTCAAAACATGAATAACGCCTTAAGAAACAAAGATTATGCAAAAGGAAAGGTAGCTGCAGATGAAGCAGCCGTGCATGAAAGCACTAAATCCAGCGCAAAAATGTTCATGTACAGAGGCAATGTTTACAAAGCTATTTATTCCGATACATCAAAAGCAATAAGAGATTTAGATGTGGAAGCAGAGGAAAAAGCATTAGAATCGTACATCAATTGTCTGAAAAACGATAATTCAAAGGTATATATTGATAACGTAAATAGCGATAATGTAAAGTCAAATATGATTGCTTCTGCGTCGGCTACAAAGCGTAAAGCGCGTATTTATATAAGCAATAAAGAATATGATAAGGCTTTGTATTGTTTTGACCTTTTGGAACAAGCATTGCCTTTTGATTCTGATCAAAGTTTAAAACGTCAAAATGTAACCAAAGAAATTCTTGTTTTTGAAAAATTTGAGATGTACAAATCTGCCGGCAACAAAGACAAAATTAAAGAGTTTGCAAACAAACTCATTGATATGAATTATAAAGACGTGAAAATTTATACCGATATGGTGAAAATTTCGCTGAATGATAAGGATACCACTGCAGCCCTGTCTTATATTGAAAAAGGTAAAGTAATGTTCGAAGAAAACATGAATTTGATTAGCACTGAAATCGACATCTACATGGCACGTAAAAAGACGGATGTATTAAAAGATAAACTAAAAGCAGCCATTGAAGTAGCGCCAGATAATGAAATTTTACACCTCGTACTTGCAAATCTTTACGGGAAAACCGGCAAATTTGAGGATGCTGAAAAAGAGTATTTAAAATCATTAGAATTAAAGCCTGATTATGAACCGGCTAACTATAATCTTGGCGCCTTGTACTATGGTCAGGCAAAAGATTGGAATGATAAATTAAATGCACTTGGATTAAAAGACCCAAAAACAAAAGAGTATGAATCAAAATCAAACGAGTTTTTTAAAAAATCGGTTGGCTATTTCGAGTCATCGTATGAAATCACAAAAGACGCAAATACAAAGAAAATATTGCGACAAATTACTTTGAGATTAGGCGATACTGAAAAAGCAGAAAAATATAAGTAGTTACAAGAAATCTAAATAATTTAAAATGACCCTGAAAATTTTAGGCTTAAGCGCCGCAGTATTTATTTCTACTCTTGCAACTGCTCAAAAAAGCAAGGTACAAACAGCCTGGAGAGGTCTAAGCGACTATGAAGAAACACTAAAAGACGGTAGTCCGAATTTAAGTTATTTAACAAAGGCAAAAGAAGCTATTGACCTTGCTTTGGCACATGAGGACACTAAAAACCAATCGAAGGCTCATGCATACAAACTAAGAATTAGTTATGCGCAGTTTCAATATGACCTTGATCAGGAAAAGAAAAAACTGGAAGCAACGGTACCGGATAAAAACGAACGTTTAATGCAGGCTTATGGTATAGTTGACCTTAAAGATTTTGAAGTAGCTTCTGAAGAACTAAACAAAATTAAAGATCTTGATCCAAAGTTTTTAGAAACCATTCAAACAGGTTTAGAAAAAGGTGTTTCAGCTTTAGACGAAGAAGAATTAAAATTTGCCATTGCTGCGCAACAAATGAAAATGGAGTCGGGCAATATTGCTTCTGGAAAATACAAAGCGAAAAAGTACGAGGAAGCCGCTGATTATTTTTATAAAACAGGTGTTATGAATACTATCCTGTATAAAACAATAGATACTGCAAACTTCTATAACGCTTGTATCTCTGCCACTAAGTCAAAAAACCTGGATAAAGTAATTACCTACAATAAAAAAATGGTAGAAGCTAAAATTGCAGCTCCTTATAATTACGAAGCTATTTATACTGCCGAACTTGAAAAAGGTGACTCTACTACTGCTATGGAAAGTCTTAGAAAAGGAAGAAGCTCTTTTCCTGATGATATTGGTTTATTAACTCAGGAGACAAATCTGTTTTTGGAAAAAGGAAAACAACAAGAGGCTCTAAGCAACTTGCAAATTTCGATTGGAAAAGATCCTAAAAATCCTTTGTTTTATTTTATAACTGGACAAATTTACGAAAACCTTGCTAATCCTAAAGATAAAGTAAGTGGTAAAGAACTTGAGAAACCAAAAGACTTTGAAGAGCTATTTTTGAAAGCAGAATCAAATTACTTAAAAGCTATTGAGCTTAATCCTTCCAACAAAGAATATTTATACAATTCTCTGTTTAATTTGGGCGCTATGTACAACAATTACGGTGGTTACGTGGCTAATCATAAAATAGAGAAAATTACTGACATGGCTAAATACCAAAAAGAAAATGAAACAAAGGCGCAGGTGTATTACAAAAAAGCGATTCCTTATCTTGAAAAAGCATTAGCTATTAAAAGCGATGATCGTTCTACTATGTCTGCTTTGCGAAAACTATATCTCTTAACTGGCGATAATACAAAAGCTGTGGAGATGAGTAATAAACTGAAATAAACAAGTTTTCACTTTGGAATCTTTTGAAATAACTTAAAAGCCTCGCATTAGCGGGGCTTTTTAAATAATAAACTAAGACTTGCGTAAGTTTGTGTCAACCCATCGAGACACAATTATGTTTACTTTAAGACAAGTGTTCGAAAACTTATTCTTCCTAAAATCTTGAAAATTACGACCTTAGTGCGCTAAATTTAGTACCATTTTACCCGAAACAAACCCCTCTTTCATAAAAAAAGACTATATTTGCGCTCCCTTTTATAAAATGGAATCGCAGGTAAAATTATTTTCAGGAATTGCAACAGAAGATTTGGCAAAAAAAATTGCCGCTTCTTACGGACAAGCATTAGGCAAAGTTGAGCACTATCGCTTTAGCGACGGCGAACTTCAGGCTTCCTATGAAGAAAGTATCCGTGGACAAAGTGTGTTTGTTATACAAAGCACCATGCCTCCCGCTGATAATTTAATGGAAATGTTATTGTTGATTGACGCAGCGAAAAGAGCAAGTGCTCGTCATATAGTGGCTGTACTTCCATATTTTGGTTACGCTCGTCAGGACAGAAAAGACAAACCACGCGTGGCTATTGGCGCTAAATTGGTAGCCGATATGTTGGCAGTTGCCGGCGCAACCCGTGTAATGACTATGGATCTTCACGCTGACCAAATTCAGGGCTTTTTTAACGTTCCAGTAGACCATCTTTACGCTTCAACTATATTTTTACCCTATATTACCGCATTAAATTTACCGCACCTTACCATTGCCGCGCCAGATATGGGTGGCAGTAAACGTGCAAATGGCTACGCTAAGCATTTAAAAGCTGAAATGGTAATTTGTTACAAGCAACGTGCTAAGGCAAACGTAATTGAAAGCATGACTGCCATTGGTGAAATTGAAGGAAGAAACATTATTCTTGTCGACGATCTTGTAGACACAGGTGGCACGCTTTGTAAAGCAGCCGAAATGATGTTGGAACGTGGAGCATTAAGTGTAAGAGCAATTTGTACGCACCCTGTATTATCAGGTAAGGCCTATGAAAATATTGAAAAATCTTGTTTAACAGAATTAATTGTTACAGATACAATTCCTTTAAGTCAAGATTGCGCAAAAATAAAAGTGTTAAGTGTAGCACCACTATTTGCCAAGGTAATAAGCAGCGTACATAACTACGAATCAATTAGCAGTAATTTTATTTTATAACCCGTAAACAAACATAAACGAATATTCAGAATTGAAACGGGCAAATCGGGGTATTCAACAAAAAAAACAAAAAAATGAAAATAGTATCTTTGAGCGGTTCGCTGAGAGCGAACGTAGGGAAAACAGATGCAGCGGCTTTAAGAGCCAAAGGCATGGTTCCATGTGTTATTTATGGTGCTGGTGAGCAAATTCACTTTAGTGCGGATATCCGTCACTTTAAAGAAATCATCTTTACTCCTGAAACTAATTTAGTTAATGTAGAAGTAGGTGGTAAAACATACAAAACTATATTACAAGAAGCACAATACCACAAGATTAACGACCGTTTAATTCACGCTGATTTTTTACAAGTATCAGAAGATAAGCCGGTAATGGTTCAATTACCAGTTAAAACAAATGGTGTATCTGAAGGCGTTAAAGCTGGCGGTAAATTAACTATTAAAATGCGTAAAGTAAAAGTTAGAGGACTTATTTCTAAATTACCTGAGTTTATTGATTTAAATATTGAGCACTTGGTTATTGGAAAGTCTATTTCTGCTGGTGATATCAATATTGATGGAATTACTTTATTACACCCTAAAAATATTTCTATTGTAAGTGTTGATACAACACGTAACGTTGTTGCTGAAGAACCAGCTGCTGCGAAAGCTGCTGCTCCTGCTGCAGACGCGAAAGCTGCTGCACCTGCAAAGAAATAATACTAGATTTTTATATTAAAAAAGCCTCAAATTTATTTGAGGCTTTTTTATTTCTGTTCTCTTGTCCTGAAATAAGTTTGTTTTTATTTTACAATAATTTTCTTACACATTTTAGCGCCATTCACATGAAGATTAATAAAATATATACCAGCTGCTAACTCGGTATTTTTGTTAATTGAAATTGTGTATGAACCTTCCGAATAGGTTTTCTCGCTTTCATTTGAAATGACTTCTCCTGTTACAGTTACCAATTCGTATTTTATTTTTGAGAAATCAGAAAGTTGGAAGCTGAGGTTTATTACGTCGCTTGTTGGATTTGGAAATACATTAAAAGCAACAGCTTTAGTTAAGTCATTAATTCCAACCACACCAGTGAAATTAACTTCGTCTAAATAAAACCTATTCCCAGAACCGATCCCGTCTTTATTTTCCTGAAAGTAGAATCGAATGAGAACATTTTCTTCTGAGAGAAAAGAATAAAACTGAGGCTGTTGAGTTATGTTTCTTAGCTGCCAGTCAACAGATAAAGGATAATATAAATCAGATAGGACACCTCCAGTATTTAGAGCTAGAAAAGAATTTGTTGGAACCCAAACATCCAACCAAATACCACCACAATTTTTACTTGCCTGAACCTTAAACACATCTTTATGACTTGTTGATTGCCAAGCGTATGCGTATTTGAAAGAGAATTGCACCCCAGGATTGTTTTTAAAATCATACGATGGACTCTCTAATATTACAATGTCGTTTGGATCAAGGAGCTCTCCGGGTACGTAGGCAGAACCTATGCCATCTGATCCGATATTATTAACAATCTCCCATTTTTTTAAGGGTGAGGTTGGGCTAACTACTTTCCATGAAGTTGGAAGCGTTACGCCTGGCCCATAAAAACTTTCTGAGTTTGTAGAAATTATTTGAGTAACTCCATTTTGTACATTAATGGCTATTGTTTTTGAACTGCTTCCATTTGCATTGGAAACAAGACAACTCACTTGAGTTATACCTTGATTGGTAAAAAGAACGGGAGTGGTGGCTGCTGTAGGATTTACAACACTTGCTGAATTATCCGCAGTCCACAAATAGTTTGTTGGGGATGCATTGAATGTGTAACTAGCAAGACTCAAGGTTTTTCCAGAACAAACCACTAAAGCAGGATTGGCTAAAATATCTAAATCAGGAATACAGCCAACACCTGGACTAGTTATACCTGTAAAAGCTAAATTATTTGGTGTAGATAAATTATTTCTTCCAGCAATAGGACTATTTATGGCAGTCTGCATTCTACTTGCCTGGCCAATGGTGTACATTCGTTGACAATAAGCATAGTCCATGTAATTTTGCACATTTTCAACAATACCTGGGGTACAAATTGTAGAGTTGTTTAAATTGCAGGAAGTATAACCTTTTGTAATTGGCGTGTCATTCACACCGTCATTTCCGCAAGCAACACCTGGTTGATTGGTTCCGCCCCAAACATGAGGTAAATTAAGCCAGTGACCAACTTCGTGTGTTAAAGCTCTAGAAGTAGCTAAATTACCAGAACCAATACTACCAACATAGCCATTTAAAATAACAATAGCATCCATAGCAGCTGGTATACCCGAGCCTGGCAGATAAGTATAACCCGCGGCACCACCACCCATGGTTCTGACTACATAAACGTTTAAGTATCTTGTTGCCGGCCATGTGTAAGCATAATTGGAGCCACTTCCGCTCCAGTCGGTGTTTGCATCATAATGTCTAATAATGCCATTTGTACAATTACCATTTGGATCTTTTGTAGCAAGCATAAAATCAATTTGTGGATTTCCAATTAGGTGTTTAAATTGGATGACAACATCAGAAGTATCAGCGTTATCCGCATTAAAATCTCTTGTTAAAATACTCATGGCATCATTTACCTGCGCATCGCTAATGTTTTCAGATCCACCTAAATGTAAGATGTGAAAAACTACTGGAATAGTATAGTTTCCTGCAGCAGCACTCTTTCCAGCTAGTTTATAACCAGTTTTAAAAAGCTCGTTGTCTATTTCCTCTGAAACTTGCTGATGTTTCTCAAACGCTGCCTTTAGCTCGGGATGCTTAGTAAACCAGGCATTTTGCATTTCTGTTGTGTAACAATAATTTTGTGCTGATAAAAGGTTGCAACCAAATAGTATTATCAAAGAGGATAAAAGTTTGCGCATTTTTTGTTTATTTTTTTTGTTAAATTTAATATGAGAACATTAAAGATAGTGAAAATAAAAGCAAGGTTATCTGTTTTTTAACTTTTAAACTCTCAAAAACAATTCACACTAAAATCAATTGGATATTTGAAAATATTTCCCTCATTCCGCTCAATCTGTTATATTTGTAATACTAAGGATTTATTATGGGAAAACAAGAGAGCTCAGCCAAAACAAGTAATTTAAGCTTTGAAGAATTTAAAACGATAGTACTCAACGATTTTAAGTTGGTAAATGAAAGTCGTCAGGCTAGTTTATTGGGCAGAAAAGAAGTACTTACAGGCAAAGCAAAATTTGGAATTTTTGGTGATGGCAAGGAAGTTGCGCAAGTAGCTATGAGTAAGGTGTTTAAGAACGGTGATTTTAGAAGTGGGTATTACAGAGATCAAACTTTTATGTTTTCAATAGGTGCACTTACCATACAACAATGGTTTGCTGGTTTATATGGACATACAGACCTTTCCCAAGAACCTATGAGTGCAGGCCGTCAAATGGGTGGACATTTTGGAACTCAAAGTTTAAATGATGACGGAACATTTAAAGCACTTGTAAATCAAAAAAATTCAAGTAGTGATATTTCACCAACCGGTGGTCAAATGCCTCGATTGTTAGGTTTGGCCTATGCTTCGCATTTTTATAGAATAAACAAAGACTTACAAGTAGCACCTTACACCAATTTTAGTAATAAAGGAAACGAAGTGGCTTTTGGCACAATTGGCGACGCGTCAACTAGCGAAGGACTTTTTTGGGAGACCATTAACGCCGCCGGAGTACTTCAGGTTCCAATGTTAATGAGCGTTTGGGATGATGGACATGGAATTTCCGTTCCTAAAAAATACCAAACAACAAAAGAAAGTATTAGTGAAATTTTAAAAGGATTTCAAAGAGATGGTAAGGGCAAAGGGTACGAAATATTAAAAACCAAAGGCTGGGACTATGCGAATCTCTGCGAAACCTACGAAAAGGCAATTAAAATTTGCCGCGAAGAACATGTGCCAGTATTGGTTCATGTAGAAGAGGTGACACAACCACAAGGTCATAGCACCAGCGGTTCACACGAGCGCTATAAATCAAAAGAACGCTTAGAATGGGAAACAGAGTACGACTGCGTAAAACAAATGCGTGAGTGGATTCTAACCAACGCACTTGCAAATGAAGAAGAACTCCAAAAAATAGAAGAAGAAGCGAAGGAAACGGTTAAAGTAGCTAAAAACGCTGCTTGGAAAAATTATTTAGATCCAATTAAGGAAGAAATAAACGAGGTAGCTGCCTTATTTGAAGAAATAGGAAGCGAAAGTGTTTTAGCCCTTAAAAAGGAATTGCAAGCAATAAAAGAACCGAATAGGAGAGACCTCCACACAACAATAAAAAGCGTTTTGAGATTGACGCACACAATTCCTTCTACTGCCAGAACTCAATTAGTATCTTGGTTGAATACGGCAAGATTACAAAATAACTACCGTTTTAGCTCACATTTGTATTCCCAATCTAATCAAAACGTAAAAAACATTTCTACTAGTTCGATTATTTATGATACTGAAAAATTTATTGACGGACGTGAAGTCTTGCGTGAAAATTTTGATGCAATTTTGAATAAGTACCCTGAAGTAATGATTTTTGGTGAAGACTCTGGGAAAATCGGAGGCGTTAACCAAGGTTTAGAAGGGCTTCAACAAAAGTATGGCGAGCACCGAGTTTTTGATACGGGTATCCGTGAAGCTACTATCATGGGGCAAGCTATCGGGCTTTCAATGCGTGGTTTAAGACCTATTGCGGAAATTCAGTATTTAGATTATTTGCTGTATGCGTTACAGTTAATGAGCGACGATCTTGCCACTGTACAATGGCGCACCAAAGGAAGACAAAAAGCACCTGTAATTATTCGAACAAGAGGCCATCGCTTAGAAGGCGTTTGGCATAGTGGTTCGCCAATGGGAGTTATTATTCATGCGTGTCGTGGAATAAACGTGTGTGTACCTAGAAATATGACAATTGCTTCTGCCTTTTACAATACTTTATTAGAAGCGGATGAACCGGCATTGGTAATTGAACCATTAAACGGATACCGTTTAAAAGAAAAACAACCTTCAAATTTCGGAGAATATAAATTAGCATTAGGAATTCCGGAAGTGTTAAATCATGGAACAGACGTTACCTTAGTAACGTATGGTAGTTCTGTTCGCATTGCTCAAGATGCAATGAAGCATCTCGAAAATCATGGCGTTTCTGTTGAATTAATCGATCTACAAACTTTAATTCCTTTTGATATTCATAAATCGCTTGTTGAATCTGTTAAAAAAACGAACCGTCTTGTTGTATTAGATGAGGACGTTCCTGGAGGCGCAAGCGCTTATATTTTGCAACAGATTATGGAAGATCAAGGAGCTTACAAATTTTTAGATTCAGCCCCTGTTACTATTGCATCTAAAGAGCATAGACCTGCCTATGGTAGTGATGGAGATTACTTTAGTAAGCCAAATGCAGATGATGTTTTTGATATTATTTACCAATTAATGCACGAAACTAATCCTCAGCAATTTCCTCGGATTTATTAAAAAAAACAGTATTTTCGTAACCGTAAGTAAAACTTAGATTTTTTTAGTCAAAAAAATATGATAGAGAATAAAAAATTAGGTATCGTTATGCTCCTTTTCGCATCTAGTTTTTCTTTTGCTCAAACCGCATCAGATAAACCATCAGAACCAGCGAAACAAGAAGATGAGTTTGCTAAAAAAAAGGTGGAAACAAAATTAACGGAGGTTGTTCCTACTGATTCTTTAGGCGTTGGTGATTTAATGAAACGCGCAATCGCTTGGACGAAATCAGAAACGGATAAATACAAGAAGACAGATGCTACAACAACAGGGAGTAAAGTTGAATGTACTGCAAGTTTTCCTGTTAAACCGAAAGAACTAAATCCCGAAGTGGATTTTAGTGGCAAGATTACTATGAAAGTAGTAATCGAATGTAAAAACAGCAAATACAGATACACCGTTTCCGAAATAAAGCACATAAGTAAAACTGGTAATACCAGTGGTGGTAGTATCGATAACGTTGTGGCAGAATGCGGAAGTATGGGCATGAATGATCAAGTTTGGAAAAAATTAAAAGGACAAGCTCTGGTTGGTGCTGGACTTGTTGTTGCAGATATTAAAATAGGAATGGGACTTATTCCTGAAGAAAATAAGGGTGAAGACGACTGGTAGTATTATTTTTATACGATTGTTTTATTTATTTGGCAACTTCGGTTGCCAATTTTTTTTATAAGTCCTTAGTATAAACCCTTGTTTTGTTAAGCGCATTGTATTATTTTCAACCACCTCTTAAATTTATCATATCTGTTTATGCTTGAAAGTCCATTACATGAGGATCATTCGTTGCGCTTTGAAACAAACGTTTTTGGAGAATCTTATCTGGATGGTGAAAAAGCGGTAACGGTTATTTTTTATGACACTACTCATAAAAAAGTAGCTTCATTTGATTTTCAGGTAATCACAAAAGAAGAGGTGTACGATCTTATAGAAAAAGGTGATTCCCTTAATATAAGCAATAGTTATATTAAGGATTTTTCTTTAAGTGAATACCGAAAATTAAGACAGCTTGATAAACATACGAGAATCACTTTAAAAGACTTTTCAGCCCGTGGTACATTTTTTGATTGTAATCATGAAATAGATTTTAGTTATGCTGATTTTGAAGGAGAGAAAACAATTTTTGAGTCTTCTGTTTTTGCAAATGGTTTTGTAAATTTTTTCAATAGCGATTTTGGACATGGGGATGTGAATTTTCGAAAAGCAAAATTTGGAAGTGGAAGCACGAGTTTTCGTTCCGTTAAATTTGGTGATGGTCACATTACGTTTAATACAGCAAATTTTGGTGCAGGTAATTTAAGTTTTGTTGACGCTAATTTTAGTAATGGTAATGTAGATTACAAGAACACTTATTTTGGTGATGGAACTGTTGATTTTAAATTCGCTAAATTTTCGAGTGGTGACATAACTTTTGAACGCGCCAGTTTTGGTAAGGGAGTAAAAAGTTTTAAGAATGTAGAATTTGGCGGTGGAAAAATTGATTTTAAACGGATTGATTTTAATAATGGTGACGTTTCTTTTGAAGGAGTAGAATTTGGAGATGGTAAAGTAAGTTTTAGAGGCGCTGTTTTTGGAGAAGGACGAAAAACCTTTGATAGAGCTGATTTCGCCCATGGTGAAGCCCAATTTGACCTTGTGAATTTCGGAAAAGGAACTATTAGTTTTAATCAAGCCTACGCAACAAATATTTCTTTTAGAGGATGTCACCTCGATGCATATATTGATTTGCGGTTTGGAGAATGCCATCTATTAGATATGCGGAGTACGATTGTACGTGATATTTTAGAGGTAAAACCAGAAGGTGAAAAAGTTGTCATAAAAGAAATGATTCTTGCGGATATGAGAATTCTTGGCCGTTTATTTATTGATTGGAGAGGAAATGACGTGTATGATTTAATTTATAATCAGAAAAACACCTCCATGTTTCAAAAAGCTGAGCAGTTTAGGATTTTAAAAGAAAACTTTAGAAATAACGGTCAGTACGAAGACGAAGATGCTGCATACCTTGAATTTAGGCGCTGTGAGGCAAAAGCAAATTTGCAAGACGCACTTTCGAAAAGAGGAATAAAAGCTGTGAATGCTTATCCTATTTATTATTTTCAAAAGTATGTATTTGATTATGTTGGTCGTTATGCCACAGCACCTACACGTGTTCTTTTAAATGCAATGCTTGCCGTGGTTTTGTACGCACTTATTTTTTATTCTTTTACTGAGTTTTTTCCGCAAATAGGAACCATCGCATCTACTTTGCCTTCCGAATTGAGTCGGGTGCACGATTTTTGGAACAGTATTTATTATAGTGCAATTACTTTTTCTACTG
This region includes:
- a CDS encoding M16 family metallopeptidase; translation: MTKKILLSGALSFLALGTLLAQPTLVEKVEATAGKVVIPYERWKLPNGLTILLHEDHSDPVVNIMVTYNVGSNRESLGKSGFAHFFEHMMFQGSKHVGDEQHFKMVSTAGGDMNGFTQRDKTVYYETLPSNYLEMGLWLESDRMGFLLDSLTTKKFENQRDAVKNEKSQNIENRPYAMAFVEEINKTLYPPGHPYSWPVIGYVDDLNRADLNDVKNFFLRWYGPNNAIVSLSGDFKPADALALVDKYFGDIKQCPEVKKLRVAPVTIATDKYTAYRDKTYFPLNLRVFPTVPQYHRDEAALDMLGTMMGQGNNSVFYKKFVKSKLAVQASADHGSDELSGEFQIAIFAYPPEDFNLEKLFTDIDAKVKEAIDEFGQTGITDEALARAKGQVETRAYDQINSVWGKNATISEWERLLGRSSNVTDEVDRYARLTKEDISRVFNKYIKGSGAAVLNTYPIVDPKDSVKSVNPYAGQTFPVNPEYKGLTYTPAVEKFNRSVKPTEGSAKTVKVPEYFSSKLKNGMGIIGTKNAETPEIAIVMTMEGGSLVLGKDKIKKLGIAELTASMLNEGTKNFTTEEISSQLDVLGSSISFDASKASTTIRVNCLKKNFNATLKILEEKLLSPGFREEDFKLAKKQYKEGVRDEETNANAIASKMFAYALYENSVMGLSPTTKSIDNIELADVKEYYTNYYSPSVTNLVIVGDIEEKDVMTSLEFLNKWASKEVVIQPIDEPVASVEPKFFIYNKSLAPSSIITMGYPSLKFDATGDYYKNRIANFVFGGAFNSRLNLNLREDKGYTYGIRSGFNGGKYTGTFQISAAVKRSSTALSLAEVIKEFKKYETGGITDSELEYTKSALLNTEAIKYEDPYQKADFLASVARFNLEKDYTVKQNQILKNMTKDDLNQQIKKHFDSNKLTTVVVGDKWIIESLLDKASKEENNKDVLNKVKLKKISID
- a CDS encoding tetratricopeptide repeat protein translates to MKKIFTLVFIALTAFVYAQSINIQNMNNALRNKDYAKGKVAADEAAVHESTKSSAKMFMYRGNVYKAIYSDTSKAIRDLDVEAEEKALESYINCLKNDNSKVYIDNVNSDNVKSNMIASASATKRKARIYISNKEYDKALYCFDLLEQALPFDSDQSLKRQNVTKEILVFEKFEMYKSAGNKDKIKEFANKLIDMNYKDVKIYTDMVKISLNDKDTTAALSYIEKGKVMFEENMNLISTEIDIYMARKKTDVLKDKLKAAIEVAPDNEILHLVLANLYGKTGKFEDAEKEYLKSLELKPDYEPANYNLGALYYGQAKDWNDKLNALGLKDPKTKEYESKSNEFFKKSVGYFESSYEITKDANTKKILRQITLRLGDTEKAEKYK
- a CDS encoding tetratricopeptide repeat protein, coding for MTLKILGLSAAVFISTLATAQKSKVQTAWRGLSDYEETLKDGSPNLSYLTKAKEAIDLALAHEDTKNQSKAHAYKLRISYAQFQYDLDQEKKKLEATVPDKNERLMQAYGIVDLKDFEVASEELNKIKDLDPKFLETIQTGLEKGVSALDEEELKFAIAAQQMKMESGNIASGKYKAKKYEEAADYFYKTGVMNTILYKTIDTANFYNACISATKSKNLDKVITYNKKMVEAKIAAPYNYEAIYTAELEKGDSTTAMESLRKGRSSFPDDIGLLTQETNLFLEKGKQQEALSNLQISIGKDPKNPLFYFITGQIYENLANPKDKVSGKELEKPKDFEELFLKAESNYLKAIELNPSNKEYLYNSLFNLGAMYNNYGGYVANHKIEKITDMAKYQKENETKAQVYYKKAIPYLEKALAIKSDDRSTMSALRKLYLLTGDNTKAVEMSNKLK
- a CDS encoding ribose-phosphate pyrophosphokinase; the encoded protein is MESQVKLFSGIATEDLAKKIAASYGQALGKVEHYRFSDGELQASYEESIRGQSVFVIQSTMPPADNLMEMLLLIDAAKRASARHIVAVLPYFGYARQDRKDKPRVAIGAKLVADMLAVAGATRVMTMDLHADQIQGFFNVPVDHLYASTIFLPYITALNLPHLTIAAPDMGGSKRANGYAKHLKAEMVICYKQRAKANVIESMTAIGEIEGRNIILVDDLVDTGGTLCKAAEMMLERGALSVRAICTHPVLSGKAYENIEKSCLTELIVTDTIPLSQDCAKIKVLSVAPLFAKVISSVHNYESISSNFIL
- a CDS encoding 50S ribosomal protein L25, with the protein product MKIVSLSGSLRANVGKTDAAALRAKGMVPCVIYGAGEQIHFSADIRHFKEIIFTPETNLVNVEVGGKTYKTILQEAQYHKINDRLIHADFLQVSEDKPVMVQLPVKTNGVSEGVKAGGKLTIKMRKVKVRGLISKLPEFIDLNIEHLVIGKSISAGDINIDGITLLHPKNISIVSVDTTRNVVAEEPAAAKAAAPAADAKAAAPAKK